In Thermosipho atlanticus DSM 15807, one DNA window encodes the following:
- a CDS encoding ATP-binding protein — translation MRKLSYKELVIPNKILPRVNTTKNVSPCETYIGQESAFKAINFGLSMDKKGYNIFVVGPSGTGRRSFVKSFVSTYAKKKEKQDDIAYLVDLDNPYSAKVVLLPAGSGKLLKDRLQKLSDELFTRLQRTFESEEYEEKKKEIENEYKERKNKILQELSKKAFKLGYIVKMSPTGIVYVPALDGKPMTPEQFENLSEELKSMYEENAKKVEHLISGVVHRLRKLDSEYSEKFNDLDKYAILFSVEALFEELKNEFSYSEKLVQHFQELKDHIVKNSERLKNLDEAKVYLKHILTVNLIVDNSDVIGAPVVFETNPTYPNLFGKIEYISKMGISYTDFTLIRGGAIHRANGGYLILNAEDIFKYPYVWDKLKKTLLTEKIEIENLDAAYGVNPTISLKPEPIDLDLKVIIIGTPDLYYLLYEYDEDFQKLFKVKVEFDWEIDATLENVKQYYSFISNVVETNNLKPLTSKALKKVIWYSMRLAENREKLSMKMGKVTNLILESDHYSTLRNSDVIDAIDIETAIEEYENRVKIYREKYDEALKKNEIMVETSGERVGQINGLTVIHLGDYSFGHPIKITAKTYVGSVGIIDIQRESELSGNIHSKAVLTLIGYLGGKYAKEIPFSLGVSISFEQVYGVVEGDSASLAETIAIISAISKIPIKQSIAVTGSINQHGYVQPIGGVNEKIEGFYRLCKHRGLDGTHGVVIPEANVKNLVLSREILKDIRNGKFNIWTVNSVDEAIEILTGKPAGKLTARGTYPKGSVNYYVVTELKKTYEKLEGKKRKK, via the coding sequence ATGAGGAAATTGAGCTATAAAGAATTGGTAATTCCAAATAAAATTTTACCAAGAGTAAACACAACAAAAAATGTTAGCCCTTGCGAAACTTACATTGGACAGGAAAGTGCTTTTAAGGCAATTAATTTTGGTCTTTCCATGGATAAGAAAGGTTACAATATTTTTGTTGTAGGTCCTAGTGGGACTGGTAGAAGGTCTTTTGTTAAATCTTTTGTTAGTACATATGCAAAAAAGAAAGAAAAACAAGATGATATAGCTTATTTGGTTGATCTTGATAACCCATATTCTGCTAAAGTTGTTTTATTACCTGCAGGTTCTGGAAAACTTTTGAAAGATAGACTTCAGAAACTTTCAGATGAACTTTTTACAAGACTTCAGAGAACCTTTGAAAGTGAAGAATATGAAGAAAAAAAGAAAGAAATTGAAAACGAATATAAGGAAAGAAAAAACAAAATATTGCAAGAATTATCTAAGAAAGCTTTTAAATTAGGATACATTGTTAAAATGTCTCCCACAGGTATTGTTTATGTGCCAGCTTTAGATGGTAAACCGATGACACCTGAACAATTTGAAAATTTGTCAGAAGAATTAAAGAGCATGTATGAGGAAAATGCAAAAAAGGTTGAACATTTAATTTCTGGAGTGGTTCATCGATTAAGAAAGCTCGATTCCGAATATTCGGAAAAATTTAACGACTTAGATAAATACGCAATATTGTTTTCGGTAGAGGCTTTGTTTGAAGAGTTAAAAAATGAATTTTCATACAGTGAAAAACTTGTTCAACATTTCCAAGAATTAAAGGATCATATAGTTAAAAATAGCGAAAGATTGAAAAATCTTGATGAAGCAAAGGTATATTTAAAACATATTTTGACTGTAAATTTGATAGTTGATAACTCAGATGTAATTGGTGCCCCTGTAGTCTTTGAAACAAATCCAACTTATCCAAACTTATTTGGAAAAATTGAATATATATCAAAAATGGGGATTTCTTATACAGATTTTACCCTTATTAGAGGAGGAGCTATTCATAGGGCAAACGGAGGATATTTGATATTAAACGCCGAAGATATTTTCAAATATCCGTATGTTTGGGATAAGTTAAAGAAAACGTTGTTAACTGAAAAGATTGAAATAGAAAATCTTGATGCCGCATATGGTGTAAATCCTACCATTTCTTTGAAACCTGAACCAATAGATCTAGATTTGAAAGTTATAATAATTGGAACGCCTGATTTGTATTATTTGTTGTATGAATATGATGAAGATTTTCAGAAATTGTTTAAAGTAAAAGTAGAATTTGATTGGGAGATAGACGCAACTTTGGAAAATGTAAAACAATATTATTCATTTATTTCAAATGTTGTAGAAACCAATAATTTAAAACCACTAACTTCTAAAGCTTTGAAGAAAGTAATTTGGTATTCTATGAGATTAGCGGAAAATAGAGAAAAACTATCAATGAAAATGGGAAAGGTGACAAATTTAATATTAGAATCGGATCATTATTCGACACTTAGAAATTCAGATGTAATAGATGCAATTGATATTGAGACTGCAATAGAAGAATATGAAAATAGAGTAAAAATTTATAGAGAAAAATACGATGAGGCTTTAAAAAAGAATGAAATAATGGTAGAAACTTCAGGCGAGCGAGTTGGACAGATTAATGGATTAACGGTGATACATTTGGGTGATTATTCGTTCGGACATCCAATAAAAATAACGGCAAAAACGTACGTAGGAAGTGTAGGAATAATAGACATACAAAGAGAATCAGAATTAAGTGGAAATATACATAGCAAGGCAGTTTTAACACTTATAGGTTATTTGGGCGGAAAATATGCAAAGGAGATACCTTTTTCATTGGGAGTTTCTATTAGTTTTGAACAAGTGTATGGAGTTGTTGAAGGGGATAGTGCTTCACTTGCAGAAACTATAGCAATAATATCGGCTATATCTAAGATACCGATAAAACAATCAATAGCAGTTACTGGTTCTATAAATCAACATGGTTATGTTCAACCAATAGGAGGGGTTAATGAAAAGATTGAAGGATTTTATAGATTATGTAAACATAGAGGACTTGATGGTACTCACGGAGTTGTAATTCCGGAAGCTAATGTTAAAAATTTGGTTTTATCTAGAGAAATTTTGAAAGATATTAGAAATGGAAAATTTAATATTTGGACAGTAAACTCTGTGGACGAAGCAATTGAAATTTTAACTGGTAAACCCGCGGGTAAGTTAACAGCAAGAGGAACTTATCCAAAGGGTTCTGTGAATTATTATGTAGTAACAGAATTAAAGAAGACATATGAAAAATTGGAAGGTAAGAAAAGAAAGAAGTAA
- the trpS gene encoding tryptophan--tRNA ligase, giving the protein MRILSGMRPTGSLHIGHLFGALQSWVDLQEKGHECFYFVADWHALTTHYNETGEIVKNSIELVKSYLAVGIDPEKSTIFIQSEIKEHAELTLLFSMFVSVSRLERVPTYKEIKQQLSERDLSNAGFLIYPVLQAADILIYLAEGVPVGEDQVYHIELTREIARRFNYLYEEVFPEPEPVLSKVPKLLGTDGRKMSKSYGNTIPLISNEQELRKMIMPMITDPARKRRTDPGNPEKCPVWDYHKAFGISEEDAEWVKDGCTNAKIGCVDCKKLLLKNMREKLEPIWERYNSLSDGFVRDVIVEGNRKARNVAKETMQKVKNAMKLDYDLLK; this is encoded by the coding sequence TTGAGGATACTTAGTGGTATGAGACCAACTGGAAGTTTACATATTGGACATCTTTTTGGTGCATTACAATCTTGGGTTGATTTGCAGGAAAAAGGTCATGAGTGTTTTTATTTTGTAGCAGATTGGCACGCTTTAACAACTCACTATAATGAAACCGGTGAAATAGTTAAAAATTCTATTGAACTTGTGAAATCTTACTTAGCCGTTGGAATTGATCCTGAAAAGTCGACAATATTTATTCAGTCAGAAATAAAAGAACATGCCGAGTTAACTTTACTTTTTTCAATGTTCGTTTCTGTTTCAAGACTTGAAAGGGTACCAACTTACAAAGAAATTAAACAGCAACTTTCTGAGAGAGATCTTTCAAATGCAGGTTTTCTAATTTATCCTGTTCTTCAGGCTGCAGATATTTTGATTTATCTTGCTGAGGGAGTTCCTGTTGGTGAAGATCAAGTATATCATATAGAACTAACACGAGAAATTGCCAGAAGATTTAATTATTTGTATGAAGAGGTATTTCCTGAACCAGAACCGGTCCTTTCTAAAGTTCCAAAGTTGCTTGGAACAGATGGGCGTAAAATGAGTAAGAGTTATGGTAATACAATCCCTCTAATTTCAAACGAACAAGAATTAAGAAAAATGATAATGCCCATGATTACAGATCCTGCAAGAAAGAGGAGAACAGATCCAGGTAATCCAGAAAAATGTCCTGTTTGGGATTATCACAAGGCATTTGGTATTTCGGAAGAAGACGCTGAGTGGGTAAAAGATGGATGTACTAACGCCAAGATTGGATGTGTAGATTGTAAAAAGCTTTTGTTAAAAAATATGAGAGAAAAACTTGAACCAATTTGGGAAAGATACAATAGTTTAAGTGATGGTTTTGTAAGAGATGTAATTGTGGAAGGAAATAGAAAAGCAAGGAATGTTGCTAAAGAAACCATGCAAAAAGTGAAAAACGCAATGAAATTGGATTATGATTTACTAAAATAA
- a CDS encoding mechanosensitive ion channel family protein: protein MKEWLLIYWDEILFSVITIIIAWIFYKYLSKLIQKSLKVLGKDLKAPKTVNFFMGLVISIFAILVLLNIWNVDLMPYIAGLGISGIVVGLALQEPLANFISGILVMTTRKLFEGEVVDVNGISGIVDEIKINHSYLRTFDGKLVLLPNKSVWSGTVTKFWPGPVRRVKMDVGVSYNSDLETVLKLLQRAIDEEPLVVKDGVSNFIAFKQFGSSSIDFTVYFWVERSTYFDAVNALAVRIKKIFDDEGVEIPFTQIDVHMKN, encoded by the coding sequence ATGAAAGAATGGTTATTAATTTATTGGGATGAAATATTATTTTCGGTTATAACGATTATAATTGCATGGATTTTCTACAAATATTTGTCGAAATTAATACAAAAATCTTTAAAGGTATTGGGAAAAGATTTAAAAGCCCCTAAAACTGTGAATTTCTTTATGGGGTTAGTAATATCGATATTTGCAATTTTGGTACTTTTAAATATTTGGAATGTTGATCTTATGCCTTACATAGCAGGTCTAGGTATATCAGGTATTGTCGTAGGTCTTGCACTACAAGAACCGTTAGCCAATTTTATATCAGGGATACTTGTAATGACAACGAGAAAATTGTTTGAAGGAGAAGTTGTTGATGTAAATGGAATATCAGGAATAGTTGATGAAATAAAAATAAATCATAGTTATTTAAGAACTTTTGATGGAAAACTTGTTTTACTTCCAAACAAAAGTGTTTGGAGTGGTACAGTTACAAAATTTTGGCCAGGTCCCGTGAGAAGAGTAAAAATGGATGTAGGAGTGTCGTATAATAGTGATTTAGAGACGGTTTTAAAACTTTTACAAAGAGCTATAGATGAAGAACCTTTGGTAGTGAAAGATGGCGTTAGTAATTTTATAGCTTTTAAGCAATTTGGTTCTAGTTCAATAGATTTTACAGTTTATTTTTGGGTTGAGAGAAGTACTTACTTTGATGCTGTTAATGCTCTTGCAGTGAGAATAAAGAAAATATTTGATGATGAAGGTGTTGAAATACCATTCACTCAAATTGATGTACATATGAAAAATTAA
- a CDS encoding tRNA1(Val) (adenine(37)-N6)-methyltransferase produces the protein MIKLPPFDKNLGREIKTVDIDGHKPTHASVLLLWYSKPTSDVKKVCELGAGTGFVTFGLSKLYGLKVIGIEKERDFYERALKGKVLNENLDVEFFNIDVEEVKNKFSPESFDMVVFNPPFHPSSDSPNKYRKISRKGDITLLKKFVKSAFYLLKNKGTFVSIASPYKLPSFISILVNSRLVPQQMCIAYGKKAELVLIRGKKNGGEHLEIDDPVFLK, from the coding sequence ATGATCAAACTTCCTCCCTTTGACAAAAATTTAGGTAGAGAGATTAAAACAGTAGATATTGATGGCCACAAACCGACTCATGCATCGGTTCTTCTGTTGTGGTATTCAAAACCAACTTCTGATGTAAAAAAAGTGTGTGAATTAGGAGCAGGCACTGGTTTTGTGACTTTTGGTTTATCCAAGCTTTATGGATTAAAAGTAATTGGAATAGAAAAAGAAAGAGATTTTTATGAAAGAGCTCTTAAAGGGAAAGTATTGAATGAAAATTTGGATGTTGAGTTTTTTAACATAGATGTGGAAGAAGTGAAAAATAAGTTCTCTCCAGAATCTTTTGACATGGTAGTTTTTAACCCTCCATTTCATCCTTCCTCAGATAGTCCGAACAAATATCGAAAAATTAGTAGAAAAGGGGATATAACGCTATTAAAAAAGTTTGTCAAATCTGCTTTTTATTTACTGAAAAACAAGGGAACTTTTGTTAGTATTGCTTCACCATACAAGCTTCCAAGTTTTATTTCTATACTTGTAAATAGTAGATTAGTACCCCAACAAATGTGTATTGCGTATGGTAAGAAAGCTGAATTGGTTTTAATCCGTGGTAAAAAGAATGGTGGAGAGCATCTTGAAATTGATGATCCAGTGTTTTTAAAATAA
- the sdaAB gene encoding L-serine ammonia-lyase, iron-sulfur-dependent subunit beta, giving the protein MNLLKVLGPVMVGPSSSHTLGALKIARFVYKLIGGVPDEVTFILHGSFSKTYKGHGTDRALLAGIIGLRQDNPEIKNAYEIAKNFGLKFHFKLEDLGDVHPNTVKIKVKRDNVFHEIEGSSIGGGDIKITFIDSVPCELSWDYDTLVIVNKDAPSALKSILATIKVNVANLYLRRINLLQEKALTIIELDEPIENIEEIKSLPSVFECYFIRRDN; this is encoded by the coding sequence ATGAATCTATTGAAAGTTTTAGGTCCAGTTATGGTAGGCCCCTCAAGTTCCCACACATTGGGAGCTTTAAAAATTGCAAGGTTTGTTTATAAATTAATTGGCGGAGTACCAGATGAAGTGACCTTTATTCTACATGGTTCTTTTTCTAAGACTTATAAAGGGCACGGTACTGATAGAGCCTTATTAGCTGGAATAATTGGATTGCGCCAAGATAATCCGGAAATAAAAAATGCATATGAAATAGCAAAAAATTTTGGGTTAAAATTCCACTTTAAGTTAGAGGATTTGGGCGATGTACATCCAAATACAGTAAAAATAAAAGTAAAAAGGGATAATGTTTTTCATGAAATCGAAGGTTCTTCCATAGGTGGAGGCGATATAAAAATAACCTTTATTGATTCTGTACCATGCGAGCTTTCTTGGGATTATGATACTTTAGTAATTGTCAACAAAGATGCTCCAAGTGCATTAAAGAGTATTTTAGCTACTATTAAAGTAAATGTGGCAAATCTTTATTTAAGAAGAATAAATCTTCTTCAAGAAAAAGCTTTAACTATAATTGAACTTGATGAACCTATAGAAAATATTGAAGAGATAAAAAGTTTGCCAAGTGTATTTGAATGTTATTTCATTAGGAGGGATAATTAA
- the sdaAA gene encoding L-serine ammonia-lyase, iron-sulfur-dependent, subunit alpha codes for MYTWKDIQKMCKSLPLHEVILNLEMFETGVDPKKLRGKLSDMLRIILEEAKDQYGKKHKTLTGMTGENAYKLNKHVPKFLSEFSYIATVTALSIAESNASMGRIVACPTAGASGIIPGVFYAIEKVYKPDFEKLLDSFIVAGGVGKVIANKATISGAAGGCQAEIGTAAAMGAAALSYFISNDPEKVANASALVLKSVMGLVCDPVGGFVEVPCVKRNGNLVNLAISSAELALSGIKSIIPFDEVVDAMKRVGSTLPQNLRETGEGGIANTPTAKNLILNLRKFLI; via the coding sequence ATGTACACATGGAAAGATATTCAAAAAATGTGTAAGTCGTTACCTCTTCATGAGGTAATTTTAAATTTGGAGATGTTTGAAACAGGTGTTGATCCAAAAAAATTAAGAGGCAAACTTTCTGATATGCTTAGAATAATACTTGAAGAAGCGAAAGATCAGTATGGAAAAAAACACAAAACACTTACAGGAATGACTGGTGAAAATGCGTATAAGTTGAATAAACATGTTCCAAAGTTTTTGAGTGAATTTAGCTATATTGCTACAGTGACCGCATTATCAATTGCAGAAAGTAATGCAAGTATGGGAAGAATTGTTGCATGTCCTACAGCAGGAGCATCTGGAATTATCCCTGGAGTATTTTATGCAATCGAAAAGGTATATAAACCGGATTTTGAAAAATTACTTGATTCGTTTATCGTAGCTGGAGGAGTAGGAAAAGTAATCGCTAATAAGGCAACAATTTCAGGTGCAGCTGGTGGATGCCAAGCAGAAATTGGTACTGCGGCTGCTATGGGAGCAGCAGCTTTATCATATTTTATTTCAAATGATCCTGAAAAAGTTGCTAATGCATCTGCGTTAGTGTTGAAATCAGTTATGGGTTTAGTGTGTGATCCAGTAGGAGGATTTGTAGAAGTACCTTGTGTGAAAAGGAATGGAAATCTGGTTAATCTTGCTATTTCATCCGCTGAGCTTGCTTTAAGTGGAATCAAGAGCATTATACCTTTTGATGAAGTAGTAGATGCAATGAAAAGAGTAGGAAGTACTCTCCCACAAAATCTTCGCGAAACTGGAGAAGGTGGAATTGCCAATACTCCAACTGCTAAAAATCTTATTTTGAATTTACGAAAATTCCTGATTTAA
- a CDS encoding DUF4912 domain-containing protein — protein MANDGKSASLKNWLKSNPTIQELKSKAKKLGLKVKRMMKKREVVKLFEDYIKKLEKFEEIELNNKSSSSSSSPSKPSKDIQRTPQETTSEIPQTYNKDKLVLMPVNPNWIHVYWDFSESTRNILKNLPNGTRTVLRIYDVTFINFKGNNAHRTFEILIDINNQKNYYFNVPMPNADYMSELGYLTRDGRFVPILRSNVCRTPSNSPSQSTRERWLDIRKKRKIVNPSDGPVIKEVERVASSIFGLEREISKTLSGKSFNWQLISVFRSGRGI, from the coding sequence ATGGCAAATGATGGAAAGAGTGCGAGTTTAAAGAATTGGTTAAAGAGTAATCCTACAATTCAAGAACTTAAATCCAAAGCAAAAAAGTTAGGGTTAAAGGTTAAAAGGATGATGAAAAAAAGAGAAGTTGTGAAATTATTTGAGGATTATATTAAAAAACTTGAGAAGTTTGAAGAAATAGAATTAAACAATAAATCTTCTTCATCTTCCTCATCTCCTTCAAAACCCTCAAAAGATATTCAAAGAACTCCACAAGAAACCACTTCAGAAATTCCTCAAACGTATAACAAAGATAAATTAGTGCTCATGCCCGTTAATCCTAATTGGATACATGTTTACTGGGATTTTTCTGAAAGTACGAGAAATATATTGAAAAATCTTCCAAATGGTACAAGAACGGTACTTCGAATATATGATGTAACTTTTATTAATTTCAAAGGAAATAATGCCCATAGAACATTTGAAATTTTGATTGATATAAACAATCAAAAAAATTATTATTTTAATGTCCCAATGCCTAATGCTGATTATATGTCCGAATTAGGTTATCTTACAAGAGATGGCAGGTTCGTTCCTATTTTAAGATCAAATGTTTGTAGAACTCCATCTAATTCTCCAAGCCAAAGTACAAGGGAAAGATGGCTTGATATTAGGAAAAAGAGAAAAATTGTCAATCCTTCAGATGGGCCAGTTATTAAAGAAGTGGAAAGGGTTGCAAGTTCTATATTTGGGTTAGAAAGAGAGATTTCAAAAACTTTGTCTGGGAAAAGTTTTAACTGGCAGTTAATTAGCGTGTTTAGAAGTGGAAGGGGGATATAA
- a CDS encoding glycoside hydrolase family 57 protein has product MPKGNIILVLHAHLPYIHHPQYDFFLEENWLFEAITETYVPLLRIFKRLEDENKKFHLTMTITPPLMEMLANEDLQQKYIAKMEKLIKLAEREIERTKSENSKKHKMAKFYYKDFKEILYIFKELYKGNILKGFREYMEKGYLDIITCNATHGFLPFMEQYPQAIRAQIEQGVKTYEKHMGKKPRGIWLAECAYFPGLDKYLAEYGIEFFFVDSHGFWYADEKPRYGVYRPVITPNNVFVFARDPESSEQVWSADIGYPGDGRYREFYRDIGFDREFEYIKPYIDPSGVRVNTGIKYHKITGKDVPLNEKEFYDIDEAKKVAKEHALDFLRKKEMQASNLLNIFEGLEPIIVAPFDAELFGHWWYEGPIFLEEFLRHVDGSKFVRTTKASDIVDIVEKVQIVTPAASTWGANGYNEVWLNGSNDWIYLHLHELVEKMTEAAQKYPDPSETPSEIKRALNQMARELLLAQSSDWAFIMTTNTSVEYAVNRTKTHVKRFLELYEMVISGKIDMRRLSHYEWIDDIFSEIDYSMYLKV; this is encoded by the coding sequence ATGCCAAAAGGAAATATAATCCTTGTGCTTCATGCACATCTTCCTTATATACATCATCCACAGTATGACTTTTTCTTAGAAGAAAATTGGTTGTTTGAGGCAATTACAGAAACGTATGTTCCCCTTTTACGGATCTTTAAAAGACTTGAGGATGAGAACAAAAAATTTCACCTTACTATGACAATTACTCCCCCTTTAATGGAAATGTTAGCAAACGAAGATTTACAGCAGAAGTACATTGCGAAAATGGAGAAGTTAATAAAGCTTGCTGAGAGGGAAATAGAGAGGACAAAAAGTGAGAATTCAAAGAAACATAAGATGGCTAAATTTTATTACAAAGATTTTAAAGAAATATTGTATATTTTTAAAGAATTATATAAAGGTAATATATTAAAAGGTTTTAGAGAATATATGGAAAAGGGTTATCTTGATATTATTACTTGCAATGCAACACACGGATTTCTTCCTTTTATGGAACAATATCCTCAAGCTATCCGAGCGCAGATTGAGCAAGGTGTAAAGACATATGAAAAACATATGGGGAAAAAACCACGGGGAATTTGGCTTGCAGAATGTGCATACTTTCCAGGATTAGATAAATATTTAGCAGAATATGGAATAGAATTTTTCTTTGTCGATTCACATGGATTTTGGTATGCAGATGAAAAACCCAGATACGGAGTTTATAGGCCTGTAATAACTCCAAATAATGTGTTTGTTTTCGCCAGAGATCCTGAGAGTAGCGAACAAGTTTGGAGTGCTGATATAGGTTATCCTGGTGATGGAAGATATAGGGAGTTTTATAGAGACATAGGATTTGATAGGGAATTTGAATATATAAAACCATATATAGATCCAAGTGGAGTAAGAGTTAACACTGGTATTAAATACCACAAAATAACTGGTAAAGATGTTCCGCTTAATGAAAAAGAGTTTTATGATATTGATGAAGCTAAAAAAGTTGCCAAAGAACATGCGTTGGATTTTTTGAGAAAAAAAGAAATGCAAGCTTCTAATTTGTTAAATATTTTTGAAGGTTTGGAACCTATAATAGTTGCTCCGTTTGATGCTGAACTATTCGGGCACTGGTGGTATGAGGGACCAATTTTTCTAGAAGAATTTTTGAGACATGTTGATGGCAGTAAATTTGTTCGAACAACGAAAGCTTCTGATATAGTAGATATTGTGGAAAAAGTTCAAATAGTTACTCCTGCTGCTTCTACTTGGGGTGCAAATGGTTACAATGAAGTTTGGTTAAACGGTTCTAACGATTGGATATATCTTCATCTTCATGAGCTTGTTGAAAAAATGACAGAGGCAGCTCAGAAATATCCTGATCCTTCTGAAACCCCTTCTGAAATAAAAAGAGCTTTGAATCAAATGGCGAGAGAATTATTGCTTGCACAATCGAGTGATTGGGCATTTATAATGACAACAAATACAAGTGTGGAATATGCTGTTAACAGAACTAAAACACATGTGAAACGTTTTTTAGAATTGTATGAAATGGTTATTAGTGGTAAAATAGACATGAGAAGACTTTCACATTATGAATGGATTGACGATATCTTCTCAGAAATAGACTATAGTATGTATCTGAAAGTCTGA
- a CDS encoding 2-oxoacid:acceptor oxidoreductase family protein has translation MPAKYFEIRWHARAGQGAKSASQMLAEAALEMGKYVQSFPEYGAERTGAPMKAFNRIADVPILVHSSVESPDVVIVIDDTMLGHPDLVTGVKEDTIFIVNTTKDIEFVKEKLGISGKICVVPATDIALEEIKRGIPNTVMLGAIAKVTGAITLESAEKRIRKTFGKKFSEEIVEANIRALRRGFEEVKCNG, from the coding sequence GTGCCCGCAAAATATTTTGAAATAAGATGGCATGCAAGAGCAGGGCAAGGTGCAAAAAGTGCATCGCAAATGCTAGCAGAAGCAGCACTAGAGATGGGAAAATATGTTCAATCTTTCCCAGAATACGGTGCTGAAAGAACGGGTGCTCCAATGAAAGCTTTTAACAGGATAGCTGATGTGCCAATCCTTGTCCACAGTTCTGTAGAAAGTCCAGATGTCGTGATCGTTATTGATGACACCATGCTTGGTCATCCAGATTTAGTCACTGGTGTTAAAGAAGATACTATTTTTATAGTCAACACAACGAAAGATATAGAATTTGTCAAAGAAAAACTTGGAATTTCTGGAAAAATATGTGTCGTACCTGCAACTGATATTGCATTAGAAGAGATTAAAAGAGGAATCCCAAATACAGTGATGTTGGGAGCTATAGCAAAAGTTACTGGTGCCATTACTTTAGAAAGTGCTGAAAAAAGAATTAGAAAAACATTTGGAAAAAAGTTTTCTGAAGAAATAGTTGAAGCTAACATTAGAGCATTGCGCCGTGGATTTGAGGAGGTGAAATGTAATGGCTGA
- a CDS encoding 4Fe-4S binding protein gives MAELKNWKEIPIGGIIDKPATAKEYQTGTWRVIRPVYQPENCINCMMCWLYCPDQAIKIEVVDGKPKMRGYNYYYCKGCGLCANVCPKSNDKLPEEKRAIVMKPETDFQD, from the coding sequence ATGGCTGAACTCAAAAATTGGAAGGAAATACCAATTGGTGGAATTATTGACAAACCAGCTACGGCAAAAGAATATCAAACTGGTACTTGGAGAGTAATTAGACCTGTTTATCAACCTGAGAATTGTATTAATTGTATGATGTGTTGGCTTTATTGTCCAGATCAAGCTATTAAAATTGAGGTCGTAGATGGTAAACCAAAGATGAGAGGATACAACTATTATTACTGTAAAGGTTGCGGACTTTGTGCCAATGTTTGTCCAAAATCAAATGATAAATTACCTGAAGAGAAACGTGCAATAGTAATGAAACCTGAAACGGATTTTCAGGATTGA